In a single window of the Microbacterium sp. SL75 genome:
- a CDS encoding cryptochrome/photolyase family protein translates to MASPSIVWFRDDLRLTDNPALRAALDRDEPIIALYVLDEESDGVRTIGGAARWWLHGSLTSLGERLAERGSTLVLRRGKASEVLPAVVEEVGAGAVFWNRRYGGVEREIDAGLKEKLRGEGVDVASFAANLLYEPWTVRTQSDKPYGVYSPFARAVQKLAAPRPPMPEARKVPGVSASVDSDELSSWGLLPSKPDWAGGLRETWEPGEPAAKARLKEFLDDDLGDYSKYRDEFAGGATSNLSPRLRWGELSPYQVWHETLEHKGSGEHAKSAGGFLSELVWREFAWHVTFHSPDIATVNWRRNFDAFPWPKLNRSHLETWQQGKTGVAVVDAGMRQLWHTGVMHNRVRMVTASFLIKNLLIDWRHGEQWFWDCLVDADAASNPFNWQWVAGSGADAAPYFRVFNPETQRKKFDAHDQYVREWAPEYLDENPPEPMVDLGETRKRALDAYAQVRHGS, encoded by the coding sequence ATGGCTTCGCCCTCGATCGTCTGGTTCCGTGACGACCTGCGCCTGACCGACAACCCGGCGCTCCGCGCGGCCCTCGACCGCGACGAACCGATCATCGCGCTCTACGTGCTGGACGAGGAGTCCGATGGCGTTCGCACGATCGGCGGGGCGGCGCGGTGGTGGCTGCACGGGTCGCTGACGTCGCTCGGCGAGCGCCTCGCGGAACGCGGGAGCACCCTCGTGCTTCGCCGGGGCAAGGCATCCGAGGTCCTCCCGGCCGTGGTCGAAGAGGTCGGAGCCGGCGCGGTGTTCTGGAACCGGCGCTATGGCGGGGTCGAGCGCGAGATCGACGCGGGCCTCAAAGAGAAGCTGCGCGGCGAGGGGGTCGATGTCGCCTCGTTCGCCGCCAACCTGCTGTACGAACCGTGGACGGTGCGTACGCAGTCGGACAAGCCCTACGGCGTCTACAGCCCGTTCGCCCGGGCGGTACAGAAGCTCGCGGCCCCGCGTCCGCCGATGCCCGAGGCACGCAAGGTGCCCGGGGTGTCGGCATCCGTCGACTCCGACGAGCTGTCGTCATGGGGCCTGCTGCCGTCGAAGCCCGACTGGGCCGGAGGTCTGCGCGAGACCTGGGAGCCCGGGGAACCGGCGGCGAAGGCGCGTCTCAAGGAGTTCCTCGACGACGACCTCGGCGACTACTCGAAGTATCGCGACGAGTTCGCGGGCGGCGCCACCTCGAACCTGTCCCCGCGCCTGCGCTGGGGCGAGCTCAGCCCGTACCAGGTGTGGCACGAGACCCTCGAACACAAGGGATCGGGTGAGCATGCGAAAAGCGCGGGCGGCTTCCTGTCCGAGCTGGTGTGGCGGGAGTTCGCCTGGCACGTCACGTTCCACTCGCCCGACATCGCGACGGTGAACTGGCGTCGCAACTTCGACGCCTTCCCCTGGCCGAAGCTGAACCGCTCCCACCTCGAGACCTGGCAGCAGGGCAAGACGGGGGTGGCCGTGGTCGATGCCGGGATGCGCCAGCTCTGGCACACCGGCGTCATGCACAATCGCGTGCGCATGGTCACGGCATCCTTCCTCATCAAGAACCTGCTGATCGACTGGCGACACGGCGAGCAGTGGTTCTGGGACTGCCTGGTCGATGCGGATGCCGCGAGCAACCCCTTCAATTGGCAGTGGGTCGCGGGAAGCGGAGCGGATGCCGCCCCGTACTTCCGCGTGTTCAACCCCGAGACACAGCGCAAGAAGTTCGACGCGCACGATCAGTACGTGCGCGAGTGGGCACCCGAATACCTGGACGAGAACCCGCCGGAGCCGATGGTCGACCTCGGCGAAACGCGCAAACGCGCGCTCGACGCGTACGCCCAGGTGCGGCACGGGAGCTGA
- a CDS encoding diacylglycerol kinase family protein: protein MAAPDEPRDDADAPETVSADAPAEVKADAAAAEGSDDHFHAARLGDDVGDRPRKDAPHPKDAAEPDDVIRQPEDVAPDTSEETPGKTQRVDAEGDEAPMDAEPTQKKRAALVYNPTKVEPETLRARVAELAVAADWAEPLFYETTVDDLGDDATRAALDEKVDAVLVAGGDGTVRAVAEALTSTGVPLTIIPSGTGNLLARNLNLPLTDTDAMIRATFEGDILSIDTGIARIRRVDGEVEEHGFSVMAGIGLDAAMIQNTRDDLKKQVGWVAYVDGAARSLVSAKPFRVMYQLDGHRLHSAKVQSVLFANCGALQGGVALIPDASVADGRLDVAVLQPSGVLGWLGVWRSIVWDNSVLRKFRAGRRVLERRKDTSVRYLRGTGIELATAPAQPIELDGDEFGEATRIYTRIIAGGLVVALPKGHDTSTL from the coding sequence ATGGCCGCCCCTGACGAGCCGCGTGACGACGCGGACGCTCCCGAAACAGTCTCCGCCGATGCCCCCGCCGAGGTGAAGGCGGATGCCGCCGCGGCCGAGGGCTCCGACGACCACTTCCACGCCGCGCGCCTGGGCGACGACGTCGGCGACCGTCCACGCAAAGACGCCCCCCACCCGAAGGACGCGGCCGAGCCGGACGACGTCATCCGCCAGCCCGAGGACGTCGCCCCCGACACCTCGGAAGAGACGCCGGGCAAGACCCAGCGCGTCGACGCCGAGGGCGACGAGGCACCCATGGATGCCGAGCCGACCCAGAAGAAGCGCGCCGCCCTCGTCTACAACCCCACCAAGGTCGAACCCGAGACGCTGCGCGCGCGCGTCGCCGAGCTCGCGGTCGCCGCCGACTGGGCCGAGCCTCTGTTCTACGAGACGACGGTCGACGACCTCGGCGACGACGCGACCCGCGCTGCTCTCGACGAGAAGGTGGACGCCGTGCTCGTGGCCGGCGGCGACGGCACGGTGCGCGCGGTGGCCGAGGCTCTGACCTCGACGGGCGTCCCGCTCACGATCATCCCGAGCGGCACGGGGAACCTGCTCGCCCGCAACCTCAACCTCCCGCTGACCGACACCGACGCGATGATCCGCGCGACGTTCGAGGGCGACATCCTCTCCATCGACACCGGCATCGCCCGCATCCGACGCGTCGACGGCGAGGTCGAAGAGCACGGCTTCTCGGTCATGGCCGGCATCGGCCTGGACGCCGCGATGATCCAGAACACGCGTGACGATCTGAAGAAGCAGGTCGGCTGGGTCGCCTATGTCGACGGAGCGGCGCGCTCGCTCGTCTCGGCGAAGCCGTTCCGCGTCATGTACCAGCTGGACGGACACCGCTTGCACTCGGCGAAAGTGCAGAGCGTGCTCTTCGCGAACTGCGGGGCCCTGCAGGGTGGCGTGGCGCTCATCCCCGATGCCTCCGTCGCAGACGGCCGCCTCGACGTGGCGGTCCTCCAGCCGAGCGGTGTGCTGGGCTGGCTGGGCGTGTGGCGCAGCATCGTGTGGGACAACTCGGTGCTGCGCAAATTCCGCGCCGGCCGCCGCGTGCTCGAGCGTCGCAAGGACACCTCGGTGCGCTACCTCCGTGGCACCGGCATCGAACTGGCCACGGCCCCCGCGCAGCCGATCGAGCTGGACGGCGACGAGTTCGGTGAGGCGACGCGCATCTACACCCGCATCATCGCGGGCGGGCTCGTGGTCGCGCTGCCGAAGGGCCACGACACCTCAACGCTCTGA